A genomic stretch from Fusarium musae strain F31 chromosome 9, whole genome shotgun sequence includes:
- a CDS encoding hypothetical protein (EggNog:ENOG41): MSGAGCEYEKIDKRRNPPSSEYTIGLRNRVASLEAFVQELREATPARRDEMLGPAAYTQGTSNISIAGPSQVIPTDTTARARLKPDAEGSLVYHGATSIFNSDLLTTSESFPNPTQSLYAESNFDHVMDHFGIKLEDDTVFKALQQFFRWQYPHFMFVYREAFLRDHFGERKGCKYWSSALLLSICALGLLMSDTEVERNLIEKFFQAAESIVMVSGLSRPSIPTVQSFLCLAFFEIGRGNVSKGWAFSGIAFRMAQDLGFQSDPMNWLPHDSTIISSEDIEIRRRIYWGSYISDKLISLILGRPVQLAFDSAEVDLLEFITDGPGMEYWRPVGFGDDPEELRVLSNIPYLKEQIRLYRIVEKMMTTVFSPRTPRTQTDVFTRQTLLDNLNLELLQWRDALPAFAKWNKWSTGVTITPAVATLQ, encoded by the exons ATGT CGGGTGCAGGCTGCGAGTATGAAAAGATCGACAAGAGACGAAACCCACCATCTTCAGAATACACGATTGGTCTACGAAATAGAGTTGCTTCACTAGAAGCCTTCGTCCAGGAGTTGAGAGAAGCTACTCCCGCTCGCCGAGATGAAATGCTTGGGCCCGCGGCTTATACACAGGGCACATCAAATATTTCGATCGCAGGGCCGTCTCAAGTCATCCCAACTGATACCACAGCCCGAGCACGCCTGAAGCCAGACGCAGAAGGATCACTGGTTTACCATGGCGCGACCAGCATCTTCAACAGCGATCTTCTCACCACAAGCGAAAGCTTTCCAAACCCAACACAGAGTCTGTATGCAGAGTCCAACTTTGACCATGTGATGGATCACTTCGGCATCAAGTTGGAAGATGACACAGTTTTCAAAGCACTGCAGCAATTCTTTCGCTGGCAGTACCCCCATTTTATGTTTGTTTACCGAGAGGCGTTTCTTAGAGACCATTTTGGTGAGCGAAAAGGCTGCAAGTACTGGTCATCTGCACTTCTCCTGTCGATATGCGCATTGGGCCTCCTTATGTCAGACACTGAAGTGGAGCGGAATTTGATCGAGAAGTTCTTTCAGGCGGCGGAGAGTATCGTGATGGTATCCGGCCTAAGCCGTCCTTCGATTCCCACCGTCCAGTCATTCTTATGCTTGGCATTTTTTGAAATTGGTCGAGGGAACGTATCCAAGGGATGGGCTTTCTCAG GTATCGCGTTCCGTATGGCCCAAGACTTGGGCTTTCAAAGCGATCCTATGAACTGGCTACCACATGACTCGACCATTATATCAAGCGAGGATATTGAGATCCGCCGTAGAATCTACTGGGGCTCATACATATCAGACAAGCTGATAAGCTTGATACTCGGGAGACCCGTACAACTGGCCTTCGATAGCGCTGAGGTCGATCTACTGGAGTTCATAAC TGACGGCCCCGGAATGGAGTACTGGCGACCTGTTGGTTTTGGCGATGACCCGGAAGAGCTTCGAGTCTTGTCAAACATACCATATCTCAAAGAGCAGATTCGTCTCTACAGAATTGTTGAGAAAATGATGACGACAGTATTTTCTCCAAGGACGCCTCGAACGCAGACAGACGTCTTTACACGGCAGACCCTGCTTGATAATCTCAACCTAGAGCTTCTCCAGTGGAGGGACGCGCTGCCCGCTTTTGCAAAGTGGAATAAGTGGTCGACGGGTGTGACAATAACACCAGCGGTGGCCACCCTCCAGTAG
- a CDS encoding hypothetical protein (EggNog:ENOG41): MGGQPDEIRLKPTKDGSFVRPDSAFRSFVSKDPDSQFPAEKGRYVLYLSPGCPWSHRVMIVRSLKKLDDIIDLYICSLTMGKDGWFFDDSTEAAKYGVLPKDPLYGLDTLKQLYLKANPNYEGRYTVPVLWDKKTHTMVSNESSDIIRMLYTEFDHLLPEEERESHKPGRELYPEHLKDNIDEINEWVYDTVNNGVYKTGFATSQAAYEENVVKVFKSLDRLERILDDGPFLLGQHITEADIRLFPTILRFDVAYVPIFMCNLGTIRDHYPNLHLWLRRLYWDNSFRTHGAFRKTSETWIEKYKTGYANARRRILGITGPDIVPKGPLVLIHELEEGERL; the protein is encoded by the exons ATGGGTGGCCAG CCAGATGAGATCAGGCTCAAGCCAACCAAGGACGGCTCTTTCGTTCGACCTGACAGCGCCTTTCGCAGTTTCGTATCAAAAGACCCAGATTCTCAGTTCCCCGCTGAGAAAGGCCGCTATGTACTCTATCTCAGCCCAGGATGTCCATGG TCTCATCGCGTCATGATCGTGAGAAGTCTCAAGAAACTCGACGATATAATCGACCTGTACATCTGCTCACTCACTATGGGCAAAGATGGTTGGTTTTTCGATGACAGCACAGAAGCAGCCAAGTATGGTGTACTCCCCAAGGATCCACTATATGGCCTCGACACGTTGAAGCAACTATATCTCAAGGCCAACCCAAATTATGAGGGCCGCTACACCGTGCCCGTCCTTTGGGATAAGAAGACTCACACCATGGTCAGCAACGAGTCCAGTGACATCATTCGGATGCTCTACACGGAGTTCGACCACCTTCTTCCGGAGGAAGAGCGTGAAAGTCACAAACCCGGACGCGAACTCTACCCAGAGCACTTGAAAGATAATATCGATGAAATCAACGAATGGGTCTACGACACTGTCAACAATGGCGTATACAAGACAGGATTTGCCACGTCTCAAGCTGCATATGAAGAAAATGTCGTAAAGGTCTTCAAGTCACTCGATCGACTCGAAAGAATCCTCGACGACGGTCCCTTTCTTCTCGGTCAGCACATTACAGAGGCTGATATCCGTCTCTTCCCAACCATTCTTCGCTTTGACGTTGCGTACGTTCCTATCTTCATGTGCAATCTTGGAACCATCAGGGATCACTATCCGAACTTGCATCTCTGGTTGAGGAGACTTTACTGGGACAATAGCTTCAGAACTCATGGCGCGTTTCGAAAGACATCGGAGACTTGGATTGAGAAGTACAAGACTGGTTATGCAAATGCTAGACGAAGGATTCTTGGTATCACCGGGCCGGATATTGTCCCCAAGGGTCCTCTGGTGTTGATTCACGAGTtggaagagggagagagactTTAG
- a CDS encoding hypothetical protein (EggNog:ENOG41), translating to MGLQFCGAQNGVKMGVLNAPRRAIWICSVVSLTAFLVFFCFPVYSFYPLNPAVSPSNPPSLSASQAADAFSVNCHKKPRPEAYKLHGNGTESLALPKLMAELWKPLVHPITERVFVTDKGERFEVPINQSIDSGARCSADADGVAMIHGYDYRLVRAADYPDRHGTWVKPAVTKEALKTHDFVISLDSDAVFTHLDLPLEWLMNLWDYRPETLVAMAYDLDWEQDYDPQGNLILNTGFVIAHASQRTQDMFQRWEDCPRSIPGCNHWNHKWAHEQSAFSYYIRYEFNRTHDVKNIPCNQANGNEFTLDGNGECKGVFVSHNWKHKHKTPELLSRSIMTSLARRVHGQFHHDIKDLYLDASKQTYPIADGAP from the exons ATGGGTCTTCAATTCTGCGGTGCTCAAAATGGTGTCAAGATGGGAGTGTTGAACGCTCCGAGGCGAGCCATATGGATCTGTTCCGTTGTCAGCCTCACTGCATTCCttgtcttcttctgctttcCCGTCTATTCCTTTTATCCGCT GAATCCCGCTGTCTCTCCCTCTAATCCCCCATCTCTTTCGGCTTCACAAGCAGCAGATGCCTTTAGTGTCAATTGTCATAAAAAGCCTCGACCGGAAGCATATAAACTGCATGGCAATGGAACCGAGAGCCTGGCTCTACCGAAGCTGATGGCGGAGCTATGGAAACCCCTGGTGCACCCCATCACGGAGAGAGTGTTTGTTACTGATAAGGGAGAACGCTTCGAAGTACCAATCAACCAA TCAATCGACTCTGGTGCCCGATGCTCTGCTGACGCTGATGGGGTAGCTATGATCCACGGCTACGATTACCGACTAGTCCGTGCAGCCGACTATCCCGATCGACACGGAACTTGGGTAAAGCCAGCCGTCACTAAAGAAGCTCTAAAGACCCACGACTTTGTCATTTCACTCGACTCAGACGCCGTCTTTACGCATCTCGACCTCCCGCTAGAATGGCTCATGAACCTCTGGGATTACCGCCCAGAGACATTAGTCGCCATGGCTTACGACCTCGACTGGGAACAAGACTACGATCCCCAAGGAaacctcatcctcaacacGGGTTTCGTTATCGCACACGCAAGTCAGCGTACCCAAGACATGTTTCAACGATGGGAAGATTGCCCAAGGAGTATACCTGGCTGCAACCATTGGAACCACAAGTGGGCACATGAGCAGAGCGCGTTTTCGTACTATATCCGGTACGAGTTCAACAGGACACATGATGTGAAAAACATACCGTGTAATCAGGCCAACGGCAATGAGTTCACGCTTGACGGAAATGGAGAGTGCAAGGGTGTTTTTGTGAGCCACAATTGGAAACATAAACACAAGACGCCTGAGCTATTGAGCAGGAGTATCATGACTTCACTGGCCCGTCGGGTACATGGGCAGTTCCACCATGATATCAAAGACTTATACCTAGATGCCTCGAAGCAGACATATCCAATCGCTGATGGGGCACCCTAG